A DNA window from Bacillus carboniphilus contains the following coding sequences:
- a CDS encoding heavy metal translocating P-type ATPase: MSSEKAKLSEEEMKAYRVQGFTCTNCAAIFENNVKELPGVQDAKVNFGASKVYVKGTTTIEELEKAGAFENLKIRDEKEQRVEREPFWKQKENAKVYISALLLVVSWFLGEQYGEEHVLPTIGYAASILIGGYSLFIKGLKNLSRLNFDMNTLMTIAIIGAAIIGEWGEGATVVILFAISEALERYSMDKARQSIESLMDIAPKEALIRRGNEEMMIHVDDIQVGDIMIVKPGQKLAMDGVVVKGTSTLNQAAITGESVPVMKNTDDEVFAGTLNEEGLLEVKVTKRVEDTTLSKIIHLVEEAQAERAPSQAFVDKFAKYYTPAIVILALLIAVVPPLFGGDWSQWIYQGLAVLVVGCPCALVVSTPVAVVTAIGNAAKNGVLIKGGIHLEEAGHLKAIAFDKTGTLTKGIPAVTDIVTYGGNENELMTITAAIEKGSQHPLASAIMRKAEENGSDFNDVMVEDFQSITGKGVKAKVNNEMYYVGSPALFEELHGSIESDRKQKITEMQIQGKTVMVLGTKKEILSLIAVADEIRETSKEVIGKLNNIGIETVMLTGDNQRTATAIGKQIGVSDIRADLLPEDKLNFIKELREKHQSVGMVGDGVNDAPALAASTVGVAMGGAGTDTALETADIALMSDDLSRLPYTIKLSRKALAIIKQNITFSLAIKLVALLLVMPGWLTLWIAIFADMGATLLVTLNSLRLLKIKE, encoded by the coding sequence ATGTCTAGTGAGAAAGCAAAACTATCTGAAGAAGAAATGAAAGCCTATCGTGTTCAAGGATTTACTTGTACTAACTGTGCAGCCATTTTTGAAAATAATGTTAAAGAACTTCCCGGTGTTCAGGATGCGAAAGTAAACTTCGGAGCATCCAAAGTTTATGTTAAAGGGACGACAACCATTGAAGAATTAGAAAAAGCAGGAGCATTTGAAAATTTAAAAATTCGAGATGAAAAAGAACAAAGGGTAGAACGAGAACCTTTTTGGAAGCAGAAAGAAAACGCTAAGGTATATATATCAGCCCTTTTACTTGTAGTTAGCTGGTTCTTAGGAGAACAGTATGGTGAGGAGCATGTTCTACCGACAATTGGTTATGCAGCGTCCATTTTAATCGGTGGATATTCGTTATTCATTAAAGGTCTCAAAAATCTAAGTAGATTAAATTTCGATATGAATACGCTTATGACTATTGCCATTATAGGAGCTGCAATCATTGGTGAATGGGGTGAAGGGGCAACCGTTGTTATCCTATTTGCGATTAGTGAAGCATTAGAGCGTTATTCAATGGATAAAGCACGTCAATCTATTGAATCTTTAATGGATATTGCCCCAAAAGAAGCGTTAATTCGACGAGGCAATGAAGAAATGATGATTCATGTTGATGATATTCAAGTTGGAGACATCATGATTGTTAAGCCCGGTCAAAAGTTAGCAATGGATGGAGTAGTGGTTAAAGGTACATCGACATTAAATCAGGCTGCGATTACAGGTGAAAGTGTTCCAGTAATGAAAAACACAGATGATGAAGTATTTGCAGGAACCTTGAATGAAGAAGGGTTACTTGAGGTTAAAGTAACAAAACGAGTTGAAGATACTACTCTTTCAAAAATCATTCACTTGGTAGAAGAAGCTCAAGCAGAACGGGCCCCTTCTCAAGCGTTTGTCGATAAATTTGCTAAATACTATACACCAGCTATTGTGATACTAGCTCTTTTAATTGCGGTAGTTCCACCATTATTTGGGGGAGACTGGAGCCAATGGATTTATCAAGGATTAGCTGTATTAGTGGTTGGTTGTCCTTGTGCCTTAGTAGTCTCAACTCCAGTTGCTGTTGTTACAGCAATAGGAAATGCAGCGAAAAATGGTGTTTTAATTAAAGGTGGTATCCATTTAGAAGAAGCAGGACACTTAAAAGCGATTGCTTTTGATAAAACAGGAACATTAACAAAAGGGATTCCTGCTGTAACAGACATTGTGACATATGGTGGAAATGAAAATGAATTAATGACCATAACAGCAGCCATTGAAAAAGGATCGCAGCATCCACTTGCTTCAGCAATTATGAGAAAAGCAGAAGAAAATGGATCAGACTTTAATGATGTAATGGTTGAAGACTTCCAATCCATTACGGGCAAAGGTGTAAAAGCCAAAGTAAATAACGAAATGTATTATGTCGGAAGCCCAGCACTTTTTGAAGAATTACATGGAAGCATTGAAAGTGATAGAAAACAAAAGATTACAGAAATGCAGATCCAAGGAAAAACCGTGATGGTGCTAGGAACGAAAAAAGAGATTCTTTCGTTAATTGCTGTAGCTGATGAAATTAGGGAAACATCAAAAGAAGTTATCGGAAAATTGAATAATATTGGAATAGAAACAGTAATGCTTACAGGTGATAATCAGAGAACTGCAACTGCAATTGGAAAACAAATTGGTGTTTCTGATATTAGAGCTGATTTACTTCCAGAGGATAAGTTGAATTTCATTAAAGAACTTCGAGAAAAACATCAAAGTGTGGGAATGGTCGGAGATGGCGTGAACGATGCTCCAGCACTTGCAGCATCTACCGTTGGTGTAGCGATGGGTGGTGCTGGAACTGATACAGCTTTAGAAACGGCTGACATCGCATTAATGTCTGATGATTTGAGTAGATTACCATATACAATAAAATTAAGCCGTAAGGCTTTAGCAATCATCAAGCAAAACATTACCTTCTCTTTGGCGATTAAATTAGTGGCATTACTGTTGGTCATGCCCGGTTGGTTAACACTATGGATAGCGATATTTGCTGATATGGGAGCAACTTTACTTGTAACATTAAACAGTTTACGCTTATTGAAAATCAAAGAATAG
- a CDS encoding cytochrome c oxidase subunit 2A, with amino-acid sequence MNPEIRKTNEAKKMKAKLESDIEKNLKGTFASVLLLGGFIVLSWAGVFFLFLSRT; translated from the coding sequence GTGAATCCAGAAATTAGAAAAACAAATGAAGCCAAAAAAATGAAAGCAAAACTGGAGTCGGATATAGAAAAAAACTTAAAAGGTACCTTCGCTTCTGTTTTACTTTTAGGCGGATTTATTGTTCTTTCATGGGCAGGTGTCTTCTTTCTTTTTCTCAGTAGGACATAG
- a CDS encoding cytochrome c oxidase subunit II, with protein sequence MHLYKYEKIWLMLGGGTLIVFLLIIGVSAFAMGMAPPSHHETLDPQKVDQTVPFNEPGLKQIGKNEYELVMISQAFSFSPGNIQVPKGATVHFIVTSKDVVHGFQIAGTNVNMMITPGHVNRITHTFDETGSFLILCNEYCGVGHQAMSTTIEVM encoded by the coding sequence ATGCATTTATACAAATATGAAAAAATCTGGTTGATGCTAGGAGGAGGAACACTCATTGTCTTCCTACTCATCATCGGAGTGAGCGCATTTGCAATGGGAATGGCTCCACCGAGTCATCATGAAACATTGGATCCGCAAAAAGTGGATCAAACTGTACCATTTAATGAACCTGGACTTAAACAAATTGGTAAAAACGAATATGAGCTGGTTATGATTTCTCAAGCTTTCTCATTTTCACCTGGGAATATTCAAGTTCCAAAAGGAGCTACTGTTCATTTTATCGTGACAAGTAAAGATGTTGTCCATGGATTCCAAATTGCTGGGACAAACGTAAATATGATGATTACACCTGGACATGTAAACCGTATAACACACACATTCGATGAAACAGGTAGCTTTTTAATCTTATGTAATGAATACTGTGGGGTTGGCCATCAGGCGATGAGTACAACCATTGAGGTGATGTAG
- a CDS encoding b(o/a)3-type cytochrome-c oxidase subunit 1, with protein sequence MKNDLSVVNRLDAKLSLAHIWVAFVALFLGAVAGLLQTLVRSGTVTLPAGIGYYQLLTAHGVLLALVFTTYFIVGFLFAGVSRTTGAMNSASRRLGWIGFITMTVGTIITTIMILLNEATVLYTFYAPLKASPWFYIGLALVIVGSWISGVSIFRQYFVWKKENKGKLSPLFAFMAVVTMLLWLIATLGVAATVLIQFIPWSFGWVETIDILVSRTLFWYFGHPLVYFWLLPAYICWYVIIPKIIGGKIFSDSLARLAFILLLLFSIPVGFHHQLLESGISPFWKYLQVVLTFMVIVPSLMTAFSLFATFELAGREKGAKRLFGWFRMLPWKDVRFFAPVMGMFVFIPAGAGGVINASNQLNQVVHNTLWVTGHFHLTVATSVALTFFGIAYWLVPHLTGRTLTAKMNKLGIVQTILWLVGMFFMSGSMHTVGLFGAPRRTAYTTYGDHPDALGWIPYQVAMAIGGTILFVAILLLIYIFVKLVFFAPKGVEEFPVGEVGDPAEVTPKILENWKVWIGITVALILFAYTLPMFDMIQHGPPGSPGFRLW encoded by the coding sequence ATGAAAAACGATTTATCGGTCGTGAATCGACTGGATGCCAAACTAAGTTTAGCCCATATATGGGTTGCCTTTGTAGCCTTGTTTTTAGGGGCAGTTGCAGGTTTGCTTCAAACATTAGTAAGAAGTGGAACGGTAACACTCCCTGCTGGAATAGGATACTATCAATTACTTACAGCACATGGTGTGTTACTCGCTCTTGTTTTTACAACGTACTTTATCGTAGGCTTTCTGTTCGCTGGAGTAAGTAGAACAACAGGAGCAATGAACTCTGCTTCTAGACGTTTAGGGTGGATCGGATTCATTACAATGACAGTAGGAACGATCATTACCACCATAATGATTCTCCTAAATGAAGCAACAGTTCTATATACATTCTATGCTCCTTTAAAAGCTTCACCATGGTTCTATATTGGCTTAGCGCTAGTCATTGTTGGGAGCTGGATTAGTGGAGTTAGTATTTTTAGACAATATTTTGTTTGGAAAAAAGAAAACAAAGGGAAGCTTTCTCCATTATTTGCCTTTATGGCTGTTGTAACGATGCTACTATGGTTGATTGCAACACTGGGAGTAGCTGCAACCGTTTTAATTCAATTTATTCCTTGGTCATTCGGCTGGGTGGAAACCATTGATATTTTAGTTAGCCGAACACTCTTCTGGTATTTCGGTCATCCACTGGTTTATTTTTGGCTATTACCTGCTTATATTTGCTGGTATGTCATCATTCCGAAAATTATAGGTGGAAAAATCTTTAGTGATTCATTAGCAAGATTAGCTTTTATTCTATTACTATTATTCTCAATTCCAGTAGGGTTTCATCACCAACTATTAGAATCAGGAATCTCTCCATTCTGGAAATACCTACAGGTTGTTTTAACCTTTATGGTTATCGTTCCTTCACTTATGACTGCCTTTTCTTTATTTGCAACCTTTGAGTTGGCAGGTCGTGAAAAAGGAGCGAAACGATTATTCGGATGGTTTAGAATGCTGCCATGGAAAGATGTCCGTTTCTTTGCACCTGTAATGGGTATGTTTGTTTTCATCCCAGCTGGTGCAGGGGGAGTAATCAATGCTAGTAACCAATTAAACCAGGTGGTTCATAACACACTCTGGGTAACAGGACACTTCCATTTAACCGTTGCAACATCTGTTGCCTTAACGTTCTTTGGAATTGCATACTGGTTAGTCCCTCATCTTACTGGAAGGACACTTACAGCTAAGATGAACAAACTAGGAATTGTTCAAACAATCCTTTGGTTAGTCGGTATGTTCTTTATGTCAGGATCCATGCACACAGTTGGATTATTTGGTGCACCAAGACGTACGGCTTATACAACATATGGAGATCATCCTGATGCATTAGGATGGATTCCTTATCAGGTAGCTATGGCAATCGGAGGAACCATTCTCTTTGTTGCGATTCTACTTCTAATCTATATTTTTGTAAAACTTGTCTTCTTTGCACCAAAAGGCGTTGAAGAGTTCCCAGTTGGTGAAGTCGGGGACCCTGCAGAGGTAACACCAAAGATTCTTGAGAATTGGAAGGTTTGGATTGGTATTACGGTAGCGTTGATTCTATTCGCTTATACATTACCAATGTTTGATATGATTCAGCATGGCCCACCTGGTTCACCAGGCTTCAGACTCTGGTAG
- a CDS encoding cytochrome C oxidase subunit II: protein MKKALLAMLTLFVMVVATACGGNDDAAGSGDSGPANTVTLEASNWEFDKEEYTVPAGKVTLDLKNVDGYHGITVDGTDIKIDGDGKATANLKAGEYTIRCSIICGEGHTEMVATLIVQ from the coding sequence ATGAAAAAAGCATTATTAGCAATGTTAACTCTATTTGTAATGGTAGTTGCAACAGCATGTGGAGGTAATGATGACGCTGCAGGTAGTGGAGATAGCGGACCTGCTAATACGGTAACTTTAGAAGCATCTAACTGGGAGTTTGATAAGGAAGAATACACTGTTCCGGCTGGTAAAGTAACTCTAGATCTAAAAAATGTTGATGGGTACCATGGAATCACTGTAGATGGAACAGACATCAAAATTGATGGTGACGGAAAAGCAACAGCCAATTTAAAAGCTGGTGAATACACAATTCGTTGTAGCATTATTTGTGGTGAAGGACACACAGAAATGGTAGCTACTCTAATCGTTCAGTAA
- a CDS encoding ketopantoate reductase family protein translates to MKILVVGAGAVGGYFGGRLIENGVDVTFLVRERRKQQLENTGLRIESVHGDIEVTPQTIVAGDHAGPFDVILVSTKAYQLEAVLEDLSPFVGDNTMILPLLNGIAHIDILRNKFGANHVIGGLCFVEATLDETGKILQKSAIHDLVFGEFSGDRTDRINVLEETFKGAKAGFRLSENILQDMWHKYIFITTLSGVTTLTRSPIGPIREASGGMSLLRGFIKEVVSIAKRLEAPVSPSVDKETLEKLKQVGYDMKSSMQRDMEKGFPVEADHLQGYFYEKAVRGEMTSPLLETIYTNLKVYEIDHLKK, encoded by the coding sequence ATGAAAATATTGGTTGTCGGTGCAGGTGCAGTTGGTGGTTACTTCGGAGGTCGCCTAATAGAGAATGGAGTTGATGTTACGTTCCTGGTTCGTGAAAGACGGAAACAACAGCTGGAAAATACAGGCTTAAGAATTGAAAGTGTTCATGGTGATATAGAGGTTACCCCACAAACAATTGTAGCTGGTGACCATGCTGGTCCTTTTGATGTTATTTTAGTTTCGACCAAAGCCTATCAATTGGAAGCTGTTTTAGAAGACCTATCTCCTTTTGTCGGGGATAACACTATGATTCTACCTTTACTAAATGGAATTGCACATATAGACATTCTGCGAAATAAATTTGGTGCAAATCATGTTATTGGTGGACTTTGTTTCGTTGAGGCCACTTTAGATGAAACAGGAAAAATTCTTCAAAAGAGTGCCATACACGACTTAGTTTTTGGAGAGTTCTCTGGAGATAGAACAGATAGAATCAATGTGTTAGAAGAAACTTTTAAGGGGGCAAAAGCAGGGTTCCGCCTAAGTGAAAATATACTGCAAGATATGTGGCATAAATACATATTTATTACAACATTATCCGGTGTTACCACCTTAACTAGATCACCGATAGGTCCAATTCGTGAAGCCTCAGGAGGAATGTCTTTATTACGGGGTTTTATTAAAGAAGTGGTTTCAATCGCAAAAAGACTCGAAGCTCCTGTTTCTCCATCCGTTGATAAAGAAACATTAGAAAAACTAAAGCAAGTCGGATATGACATGAAGTCTTCCATGCAAAGAGATATGGAAAAAGGATTTCCTGTTGAAGCGGACCACCTTCAAGGTTACTTCTACGAGAAAGCCGTTAGAGGGGAAATGACATCTCCTTTACTTGAGACCATATACACGAATCTGAAAGTGTACGAAATAGACCATCTGAAAAAGTAA
- a CDS encoding ABC transporter ATP-binding protein, whose product MSKTIVVKNVSKKYGKKTVLKDIQLSIDSGQIYGFIGPSGAGKTTLVKMMVGMEKPDQGSIYVLNQKMPNLELLQRIGYMAQSDALYSELTGKENLSFFANLYKLKKGEREERLSYASDLVNLVDDLNTKVSAYSGGMKRRLSLAIALIQDPKILILDEPTVGIDPELRLNIWRELVRLKEAGKTIIVTTHVMDEAEKCDCIAMVRDGTIITSGSPQKLKEYYEANSFDEVFLHAGRVQQYENNSIN is encoded by the coding sequence ATGTCCAAAACTATAGTAGTAAAAAATGTAAGTAAAAAATATGGAAAAAAGACAGTATTGAAGGATATTCAATTGTCCATAGACTCTGGTCAAATTTACGGCTTTATAGGTCCTTCAGGTGCTGGAAAAACCACTTTAGTAAAGATGATGGTTGGAATGGAGAAACCAGATCAAGGCTCAATTTATGTCTTGAATCAAAAAATGCCGAATCTAGAGCTATTGCAAAGGATTGGTTATATGGCTCAATCCGATGCTCTGTACAGCGAACTAACTGGTAAAGAGAATCTGAGCTTTTTTGCCAACCTCTATAAATTGAAAAAGGGGGAAAGAGAAGAAAGACTTTCTTATGCTTCTGACCTAGTAAATTTAGTTGATGATTTAAATACAAAAGTTTCTGCCTATTCAGGTGGGATGAAGCGAAGACTATCATTAGCTATTGCGCTTATACAGGATCCTAAAATCCTCATACTTGATGAACCAACAGTGGGCATCGATCCAGAACTAAGACTCAATATATGGAGAGAGTTGGTACGCCTAAAAGAAGCAGGAAAAACCATTATTGTAACAACCCATGTAATGGATGAGGCTGAAAAGTGCGATTGTATTGCAATGGTTCGAGATGGAACAATCATTACAAGTGGCTCACCTCAGAAGTTAAAAGAATACTATGAAGCTAATAGTTTTGATGAGGTATTTTTACATGCAGGGAGGGTTCAACAATATGAGAACAATAGCATTAATTAA
- a CDS encoding ABC transporter permease yields the protein MRTIALIKRIFIQMLREKRTLALLFVAPLFILSLMYILFNGEEVEPKIGVIGIDKSLHNQLIQSGLQLEEYTVGSDVSDLVLEEDLDGILQENQSRYELTLLNSDPTKSKSIQMRVNQVMAANAQLEIMKEIGTDWKKSPQVELNTAFIYGNQETSFFDVLSPILVGFFVFFFVFLISGIGLLKERTTGTLERLLSTPVRRGELVAAYLIGYGIFAVIQTFLVVFYSIMVLDMVLVGSIWLVIIVNLILALVALSLGTFLSAFAASEFQMMQFIPVIIVPQLFFSGIFPLDGMADWLQALAKVMPIYYAADALTGIMYKGYGVFEIGENLLVLVVFALIFILLNIAVLKRYRSL from the coding sequence ATGAGAACAATAGCATTAATTAAACGAATATTTATCCAAATGTTACGTGAAAAAAGGACATTAGCTTTATTGTTTGTTGCCCCTCTATTTATTTTATCTCTAATGTATATCCTCTTTAACGGTGAAGAAGTTGAACCTAAAATTGGGGTGATTGGGATTGATAAATCACTTCATAATCAGTTGATTCAATCAGGTTTACAATTAGAGGAGTATACTGTAGGATCAGATGTTTCAGATCTTGTGCTAGAAGAAGATTTAGATGGGATTCTACAGGAAAATCAAAGTCGATATGAGTTAACTTTACTAAATAGCGATCCTACTAAATCGAAATCTATCCAGATGAGGGTTAATCAAGTAATGGCTGCAAATGCTCAACTCGAAATAATGAAAGAAATAGGGACAGATTGGAAGAAGTCACCTCAGGTAGAACTGAATACTGCCTTTATTTATGGAAATCAGGAAACATCTTTTTTTGATGTGTTAAGCCCAATTTTAGTAGGGTTTTTTGTATTCTTTTTTGTGTTTTTAATCTCAGGAATTGGCTTGTTAAAAGAACGTACCACTGGTACATTAGAGCGTTTATTGTCCACGCCCGTTCGTAGGGGAGAGCTTGTGGCAGCTTACTTAATAGGCTATGGAATATTTGCAGTCATCCAAACCTTCCTTGTGGTCTTTTACTCCATTATGGTATTAGATATGGTTCTGGTTGGATCAATTTGGCTGGTCATTATCGTTAACCTAATCTTGGCCTTGGTTGCCCTTTCTTTAGGAACATTCTTATCCGCTTTTGCTGCATCAGAATTTCAAATGATGCAATTTATACCCGTTATAATTGTCCCTCAATTATTTTTTTCTGGTATTTTTCCACTCGATGGAATGGCTGATTGGTTACAGGCATTAGCCAAAGTAATGCCGATTTACTATGCTGCAGATGCATTAACAGGCATTATGTATAAAGGGTATGGGGTATTCGAAATAGGAGAAAACCTGTTAGTACTAGTTGTATTTGCACTGATTTTTATTTTACTAAATATAGCCGTATTAAAAAGATATCGTTCATTATAA
- a CDS encoding TetR/AcrR family transcriptional regulator, whose amino-acid sequence MSNHSILDALIAQTKISKKQTDKQQKIVETAVKIFAEKGYANTSTSEIAKDAGVAEGTIFRHYGTKDNLLLSVILPFIKESMPTMAESVFNEILNKDIASFEEFLRALLRNRLQFIKDNKEIFQIVVKEFLYNEGLRNELSPYFTKNIVGRMHKMIEEFKERGELVNLPNEAIAKMIFTVIGGYFISRFVLWQNQPDTNEEAEVENIIQFIMNGITNKSQGN is encoded by the coding sequence TTGTCTAATCACAGTATTTTAGATGCTCTAATCGCTCAGACTAAAATTTCAAAGAAACAGACAGATAAGCAGCAAAAAATAGTTGAGACAGCGGTTAAAATCTTTGCTGAAAAGGGTTACGCGAATACCTCAACTAGTGAAATTGCGAAAGATGCTGGTGTTGCAGAAGGAACGATATTTCGCCATTATGGGACAAAAGATAATTTACTTCTGTCTGTTATTCTGCCATTTATAAAAGAATCTATGCCTACGATGGCAGAATCAGTATTTAATGAGATTTTGAATAAAGATATTGCATCCTTCGAAGAATTTCTAAGAGCTTTACTTAGAAATAGATTGCAGTTCATAAAAGATAATAAGGAAATCTTTCAAATCGTTGTAAAGGAATTTTTATATAATGAGGGATTAAGAAATGAGTTATCTCCTTATTTCACCAAGAACATCGTTGGTCGGATGCACAAGATGATTGAAGAATTCAAAGAGCGAGGAGAATTAGTAAATCTGCCGAATGAGGCCATTGCTAAAATGATTTTCACTGTTATTGGGGGCTATTTTATATCGAGATTTGTTTTGTGGCAGAACCAACCTGATACAAACGAAGAAGCAGAAGTCGAAAATATTATTCAGTTTATTATGAATGGAATCACAAATAAAAGCCAGGGAAACTAA
- a CDS encoding DUF3231 family protein, which produces MNNVNLTASEIGMLWTQYIQNSMSIQILRYFYQTAEDGDIKSVVKEALRIAEYVTEDVKAIFRDEQLPIPNGFNENDVNLDAPKLFLDPFMLTFIENMGKAGSAAHGLSLGISSRKDIREFFSKTSIDTIQLFNMCVDVALEKGLFVRSPQIDVQNEVEYIEGKKYLSPFYKRVLNTVEIVHLFENIKTNIVGEMICTAFAQTTTSKEIKAYMKRGKEISAKHVKVFSDIFRESAINPPMGSNGFVTDNSSSVFSDRLMMFLMSVLSATGQGNYSTASTASMRFDLAITYQRLSAEIALYAKDGIDILIKHKWLEEPPQALDREEIVKKTKK; this is translated from the coding sequence GTGAACAATGTAAATCTAACAGCAAGTGAAATCGGGATGCTTTGGACTCAATACATACAAAATAGTATGTCCATTCAAATTTTGCGGTATTTTTATCAGACTGCGGAAGATGGAGATATTAAATCAGTCGTTAAGGAAGCATTACGAATTGCAGAATACGTCACGGAAGATGTCAAGGCAATCTTCCGCGATGAGCAACTACCAATTCCGAATGGCTTTAACGAAAATGATGTGAATCTCGACGCTCCTAAGTTATTTTTGGACCCGTTTATGCTCACTTTTATAGAAAATATGGGAAAAGCAGGATCAGCTGCACATGGCTTATCACTAGGTATCTCCTCTAGAAAAGATATCCGTGAATTTTTTTCAAAGACTTCTATCGACACCATTCAATTATTTAATATGTGTGTTGATGTTGCTCTTGAAAAAGGTTTATTTGTAAGATCTCCACAAATCGATGTTCAGAATGAAGTAGAATATATTGAGGGAAAAAAATACTTGAGCCCATTTTATAAAAGAGTCCTTAATACGGTAGAAATTGTTCACCTTTTTGAAAATATAAAGACAAATATAGTTGGAGAAATGATTTGTACAGCATTTGCCCAAACCACCACATCAAAAGAAATTAAAGCATATATGAAACGTGGGAAGGAAATCTCTGCTAAACACGTAAAGGTTTTTTCAGATATCTTTAGGGAATCTGCTATTAACCCCCCAATGGGATCAAATGGTTTTGTGACAGATAATAGTTCTTCAGTGTTTTCAGATCGACTCATGATGTTCTTAATGTCCGTATTAAGTGCCACTGGACAAGGAAATTATTCTACTGCCTCTACGGCAAGTATGAGATTTGATCTAGCAATCACTTACCAACGTCTATCTGCTGAAATTGCTTTATATGCAAAAGACGGAATAGATATTTTGATTAAACACAAATGGTTAGAAGAACCACCACAAGCTTTAGATCGAGAAGAAATAGTGAAAAAAACCAAAAAATAA
- a CDS encoding DUF1646 family protein, translating to MMLALIIIFLLVLFLPLVSTKIEKNLELFLFVMGISAATFSGVFESILFVEATIAPVKISLAVLLAGLLFKWLHTPLKQGIVGISQKLPFRLFIALSVVLLGLLSSIITAIIAALVLVLMVSSLSLDKKAEIRFVILACFSIGLGASLTPIGEPLSTIAIHKLKGDFFLLIQLIGPEVLASIIIFAIVAAIMVPKPQSKQSILKKETNTETYDEIINRTLKIYFFVMGLTLLGAGFEPLIQEYFIGYPPEVLYWINMISAVLDNATLTATEISPMMDDVTVRAILLGLLISGGMLIPGNIPNIIAAGKLEITSKEWAKFGVPVGLIMMAVYYVVSFLIVPS from the coding sequence ATGATGCTGGCATTAATAATCATTTTTTTATTAGTTCTATTTTTACCATTGGTTTCAACTAAAATTGAGAAAAACTTAGAGCTTTTTTTATTTGTTATGGGAATTAGTGCTGCTACTTTTAGTGGGGTTTTTGAAAGTATACTATTTGTAGAAGCCACAATAGCACCCGTAAAAATTTCTTTAGCTGTTTTATTGGCAGGACTGTTGTTTAAATGGTTACACACACCATTGAAGCAGGGAATCGTGGGTATTAGTCAAAAACTACCATTCAGGTTATTTATAGCACTCTCTGTTGTTTTGTTAGGGTTACTCTCAAGCATTATTACGGCCATTATTGCAGCTCTTGTGTTGGTCTTAATGGTGTCATCTTTATCTCTGGACAAGAAGGCAGAAATTCGTTTTGTCATATTAGCATGTTTCTCAATCGGTTTAGGTGCATCCTTAACACCCATCGGTGAACCTCTTTCAACAATCGCCATTCATAAGCTAAAAGGGGATTTCTTTCTTCTTATCCAACTAATCGGACCAGAGGTTCTGGCATCTATTATAATTTTTGCGATTGTTGCAGCTATTATGGTCCCTAAACCACAGTCAAAACAATCAATTCTAAAAAAAGAAACCAACACAGAGACGTATGATGAAATTATTAACAGAACACTGAAAATATACTTCTTTGTGATGGGATTAACACTACTAGGTGCGGGGTTTGAACCTCTTATCCAAGAGTACTTCATCGGATATCCCCCTGAAGTCCTTTATTGGATTAACATGATTTCAGCAGTGTTAGATAATGCGACTTTAACGGCTACCGAAATTAGTCCAATGATGGATGACGTAACAGTAAGGGCTATTTTGTTAGGTCTACTTATAAGTGGAGGAATGCTAATTCCAGGTAATATTCCAAACATTATTGCGGCAGGAAAGTTAGAAATAACAAGTAAAGAATGGGCAAAATTTGGTGTACCCGTTGGTTTGATTATGATGGCAGTATATTATGTGGTGAGCTTTTTAATTGTACCTTCGTGA